A genomic segment from Desulfonatronum lacustre DSM 10312 encodes:
- a CDS encoding vitamin B12-dependent ribonucleotide reductase: MTSTSIAAGIVSEPTTVPDDLPQPVLPPNAEVVLNKRYLRKGGQGEILETPQELYWRVASAIAAEEAKYPASPYSVDELARRFYELMTTYRFLPNSPTLMNAGTDLGQLAACFVLPVGDSMEEIFDAIKYAALIHKSGGGTGFSFSRLRPQKSRVGSTGGIASGPISFLRIFNTATEQVKQGGTRRGANMGILRVDHPDVLDFIRAKERDGDLNNFNLSIGLTEVFMQAVEKDEEYDLVAPHTKQAKARLKAREVFGLLVQKAWESGDPGIIFLDRINRDNPTPKQGEIESTNPCGEQPLLPYEACNLGSINLSRYVQNSDKDDILWDDLKRDIHLCVRFLDNVIDASRYPLEKITETVRMNRKIGLGVMGWADLLYRLHIPYNSQEALNLAEKIMHFVQFESQSASKKLAEERGPFPGFEDSTFAEHNQGPFRNATTTTIAPTGTLSILAGCSSGVEPLFALSFVRQVMDGERLLEANPWFEQALHEAECFSPKLMEEVAAKGTIHHIDYLPEDVRKVFVTAHDIEPIWHLKMQAAFQKFTDNAVSKTVNLPHAATQEDIWKIYWMAYEMGCKGVTVYRDGCKSTQVLCTGDGGKPKEPEKSQRVVRDRPDVVYGFTQKVKTGYGFLYLTVNEVDGRPFEVFTTIGKSGRSITAKAEAIGRLVSLALRSGVGVEDIVSQLKGIGGEHPVFQKKDMLLSIPDAVSWVLESRYLQGRKAEMSNQLVKPECPDCGKELIFQEGCFVCQGCGYTKCG; encoded by the coding sequence GTGACGTCAACCTCCATTGCCGCCGGTATTGTATCGGAACCGACGACGGTTCCCGACGACCTTCCCCAACCCGTTCTGCCGCCCAACGCCGAAGTCGTTTTGAACAAGCGCTATCTGCGCAAGGGCGGCCAGGGGGAAATCCTGGAAACCCCCCAGGAACTCTATTGGCGCGTGGCCTCGGCCATTGCCGCGGAAGAGGCCAAGTACCCGGCTTCCCCGTATTCCGTGGACGAGCTGGCCCGCCGGTTCTACGAACTGATGACCACGTACCGCTTCCTGCCCAACTCCCCGACCCTGATGAACGCGGGCACGGACCTTGGTCAACTGGCAGCTTGTTTCGTGCTCCCGGTGGGCGACTCCATGGAGGAGATTTTCGACGCCATCAAGTACGCGGCCCTGATCCACAAATCCGGCGGGGGCACGGGCTTTTCCTTTTCCCGCTTGCGGCCCCAGAAAAGCCGGGTCGGCTCCACCGGCGGCATCGCTTCCGGACCGATCTCCTTTCTACGGATCTTCAACACGGCCACGGAGCAGGTCAAACAGGGCGGCACCCGTCGCGGCGCGAACATGGGCATCCTCCGGGTGGACCATCCGGACGTTCTGGATTTCATCCGGGCCAAGGAGCGGGACGGGGATCTGAACAACTTCAATCTATCCATCGGACTGACCGAGGTGTTCATGCAGGCCGTGGAAAAGGACGAGGAGTACGACCTCGTCGCACCGCACACCAAACAGGCCAAGGCCCGACTCAAGGCCCGCGAAGTCTTCGGCCTGCTGGTCCAGAAGGCCTGGGAAAGCGGGGACCCCGGGATCATCTTCCTGGACCGCATCAACCGCGACAACCCCACGCCCAAACAGGGCGAAATCGAGAGCACGAATCCCTGCGGCGAGCAGCCGTTGCTCCCCTACGAGGCATGCAACCTGGGTTCCATCAATCTTTCCAGGTACGTCCAGAATTCCGACAAGGACGACATCCTTTGGGACGATTTGAAGCGGGACATTCATCTTTGCGTCCGCTTCCTGGATAACGTCATCGACGCCTCGCGCTATCCGTTGGAGAAGATCACCGAGACCGTCCGGATGAACCGCAAAATCGGGCTTGGGGTGATGGGCTGGGCCGATCTGTTGTACCGGCTGCACATTCCCTACAACAGCCAGGAAGCCTTAAACTTGGCCGAAAAAATCATGCACTTCGTCCAGTTCGAGTCCCAGAGCGCTTCCAAGAAGCTGGCCGAGGAACGCGGACCCTTCCCGGGCTTCGAAGACTCTACCTTTGCCGAGCACAATCAAGGGCCGTTTCGCAACGCCACCACCACGACCATCGCGCCCACGGGCACCCTGTCCATCCTGGCCGGTTGCTCCTCCGGGGTGGAGCCGCTCTTCGCCCTGAGTTTCGTGCGCCAGGTCATGGACGGAGAACGGCTCCTGGAGGCCAATCCCTGGTTCGAGCAGGCCCTGCACGAGGCCGAATGCTTCAGCCCCAAACTGATGGAAGAAGTTGCGGCCAAGGGAACCATTCACCATATCGACTATCTGCCGGAGGATGTCCGCAAGGTCTTCGTCACGGCCCACGACATCGAGCCGATCTGGCACCTGAAGATGCAGGCCGCATTTCAGAAGTTCACGGACAACGCGGTGTCCAAGACCGTGAATCTGCCCCACGCGGCCACCCAGGAGGACATCTGGAAGATCTACTGGATGGCTTATGAAATGGGCTGCAAGGGGGTCACGGTCTACCGGGACGGCTGCAAAAGCACCCAGGTGCTTTGCACCGGCGACGGCGGCAAGCCCAAGGAGCCGGAAAAGTCCCAACGCGTGGTCCGGGATAGGCCGGACGTGGTCTACGGCTTCACCCAGAAGGTCAAGACCGGCTACGGGTTTCTGTACCTCACGGTGAACGAGGTGGATGGCCGCCCTTTCGAGGTCTTCACCACCATCGGCAAGTCCGGAAGGTCGATCACGGCCAAGGCCGAGGCCATCGGCCGCTTGGTTTCCCTGGCCCTACGATCCGGAGTGGGCGTTGAGGACATCGTCAGTCAGCTCAAGGGCATCGGCGGC
- a CDS encoding ABC transporter substrate-binding protein, which yields MKKQVIAFVATLALLCVSGLAPAGQPIKIGAFFALSGPAAFIGTPTKLVAEMAVDQINQAGGINGRPLELVVADTESDPQKALLAARRLVERERVTALVGPTRTDTGMAVKAYLHQRQMPTVMTVGGDPVIMGGRFGDFDWIFKSPQRSSVAVSRVYKYLQSQGVTRVGLLTASDGFGRDGLTWLTSLAEEFGITITANEQFAPTDTDMTTQLVKIRATNPEFIICWTIGPAAALVSKNVQQLGLTVPLMHCHGIPDPKYLELAGDAADGTYMPSTKLMAADQLPDDDPQKAVVTEFIRLYRDVYDFERQYPINTHSGYAWDAIMLIAKALREVGPDDPAAIRDAIRRTSGFVGVSGIFTLSEEDHNGLDTDSLIIVKVDQDRWVMQ from the coding sequence ATGAAAAAACAAGTGATTGCTTTTGTAGCGACCTTGGCCCTGCTCTGCGTTTCCGGTCTTGCTCCAGCCGGACAGCCCATCAAGATCGGCGCGTTCTTCGCCCTCTCCGGACCGGCAGCGTTCATCGGAACCCCCACCAAGCTGGTGGCGGAAATGGCCGTGGACCAGATCAACCAGGCCGGGGGCATCAACGGTCGCCCTCTGGAGCTGGTCGTCGCGGATACGGAGAGCGATCCCCAGAAGGCCCTGCTGGCCGCCCGCCGACTGGTGGAGCGGGAGCGGGTCACGGCCCTGGTCGGACCGACCCGCACGGACACCGGCATGGCGGTCAAGGCCTACCTGCATCAGCGCCAAATGCCCACCGTAATGACCGTGGGCGGAGACCCGGTGATCATGGGCGGCCGTTTCGGAGACTTCGACTGGATCTTCAAAAGCCCGCAACGCTCCTCCGTGGCCGTGAGCCGGGTTTACAAATACCTGCAAAGCCAAGGGGTGACCCGGGTCGGCCTGCTTACGGCCAGCGACGGCTTCGGCCGCGACGGGCTGACTTGGCTGACCAGCCTGGCCGAGGAGTTCGGGATCACCATCACGGCCAACGAGCAATTCGCCCCAACGGACACGGACATGACCACCCAGTTGGTCAAAATTCGGGCCACGAACCCAGAGTTCATCATCTGCTGGACCATCGGCCCGGCTGCGGCTCTGGTCAGCAAGAACGTCCAGCAGCTGGGCCTGACCGTTCCCCTGATGCATTGCCACGGGATTCCGGACCCAAAGTACCTGGAACTGGCCGGCGACGCGGCCGATGGCACCTACATGCCCTCCACCAAGCTGATGGCCGCTGACCAACTTCCGGACGACGACCCGCAGAAGGCCGTGGTCACGGAATTCATCCGGCTCTATCGCGACGTTTACGATTTTGAACGCCAGTACCCGATCAACACCCACTCCGGTTACGCCTGGGACGCGATCATGCTCATCGCCAAAGCCCTGCGCGAGGTCGGGCCGGACGATCCGGCGGCCATCCGGGACGCCATTCGCCGGACCTCCGGGTTCGTCGGGGTCAGCGGCATCTTCACCCTGTCCGAGGAAGACCACAACGGCCTGGACACCGACTCCCTGATCATCGTCAAGGTGGATCAGGACCGCTGGGTGATGCAGTAA